One stretch of Plasmodium vivax chromosome 8, whole genome shotgun sequence DNA includes these proteins:
- a CDS encoding hypothetical protein, conserved (encoded by transcript PVX_095040A), giving the protein MENVEELSIEETNKLREKLGLKKLDVEDKQDKKKKRGASKNEQDNEPKGRAKRGGAKNGKKDAGEEDNQEGGDALEGEGKNGRGRTKEAPKGSNKSTKTISEEFNDDIDDVEKWISKTRKTIDKKLADDEGIKYSDDDDEEEKGGKKKKKKNNVSRSVDSNHATVEHKNEELTDDMILTLKDQHVLNNDEGKDCLINEELKKQNVKSILAKNDDSFWRKNYYDPLSYYDDTNKQNAEDGSAVHMLSKYDETKHSFDVTIKYDEQGGGGNDDHDRDGDDDDDGSAHAGRGGTKGKARGARTAKSRNNRLEGEVKGEGQVLHTQKTLPMRQTTSPDGSAFKVKKRKIKNINRRKKEEDAWAFLYDEPEGQDEEEAAQEGRQAKGSTSERNTVEGKTRGNEQNNENANANANANVIEDVLKKIRDEQTSMNFNSYFDYDLGENEEDKELYELLQQGNSLKRRKKEMDYQKELLKYIVINEDVKKNEEVSGNVIKLSDASEFCRSITLPMEIQESESMEKLQRGGGGLLDAEASAALGGDRSSNLIAPLSVNASDDMLRSTDGQRGKGKSTKGGQAKGGDKDSDDDDNDDGNDMNLSDHAFSQDGVSEIFNEIKLDEGLYGALEYLKTKGELTMEEKIYRNPENRPLHMSTSKHDIKLDYKNDSGKVMTPKETFRYISWIFHGKKQGKNKMEKKMRRMEIERRFKEDPMGSLPTLNVLKKVQQVHKKSYFTLSNNN; this is encoded by the coding sequence ATGGAGAACGTAGAGGAGTTGAGCATCGAGGAGACAAACAAGCTGAGGGAGAAGCTGGGGTTGAAGAAGCTAGACGTGGAGGATAAGCaggataagaagaagaagaggggcGCCTCGAAAAATGAGCAGGACAACGAACCGAAGGGACGCGCCAAACGGGGAGGCGCCAAGAATGGGAAGAAAGACGCAGGTGAGGAAGATAACCAAGAAGGGGGTGACGCCTTagaaggggaaggcaaaaacGGACGCGGCAGAACGAAGGAAGCCCCCAAGGGAAGCAACAAATCGACGAAAACGATCAGCGAGGAGTTCAATGACGACATAGACGATGTGGAGAAGTGGATAAGCAAAACGAGAAAGACCATCGATAAGAAGCTGGCCGATGATGAAGGCATCAAGTACAGCGAcgatgacgatgaggaggagaaaggggggaaaaaaaaaaaaaaaaaaaacaacgttAGTCGCAGCGTGGATAGCAACCACGCCACGGTggaacacaaaaatgaagaactaACAGATGACATGATTTTGACATTGAAAGATCAACACGTGTTAAATAATGACGAAGGAAAGGACTGCCTAATAaatgaagaattaaaaaaacaaaacgtgAAAAGCATACtagcaaaaaatgatgacagcttttggagaaaaaattattatgacCCCCTCTCGTACTACGACGATACGAATAAGCAGAATGCAGAGGATGGCTCAGCCGTCCATATGCTTTCGAAATATGACGAGACGAAGCACTCCTTCGATGTGACTATAAAGTATGAtgagcagggggggggaggtaaTGATGACCATGACCGTGATGgggacgatgatgatgatggcAGTGCGCATGCTGGCAGGGGGGGAACGAAGGGCAAGGCGAGGGGAGCAAGGACCGCCAAGAGTAGGAATAATCGACTCGAGGGGGAGGTAAAGGGGGAAGGCCAAGTACTGCACACCCAGAAAACGCTGCCAATGCGGCAAACGACCAGCCCAGATGGCAGCGCTTTCAAAgtgaagaagagaaaaattaaaaatatcaacaggcggaagaaggaagaggacgCGTGGGCCTTTCTGTATGATGAACCAGAGGGgcaggatgaagaggaggcgGCGCAGGAAGGAAGGCAAGCAAAGGGGAGCACCTCAGAGAGGAACACAGTTGAGGGAAAAACTCGAGGGAACGAACAGAACAACGAAAACGCAAACGCAAACGCAAACGCAAACGTCATAGAGGAcgttcttaaaaaaataagagacGAACAGACGAGCATGAACTTTAACAGCTACTTCGATTACGACTTGGGCGAAAACGAAGAGGACAAGGAGCTGTACGAACTTCTGCAACAGGGGAATAGcctgaaaaggagaaaaaaggaaatggaTTACCAAAAGGAGctcttaaaatatatagttataaATGAGGACGTGAAAAAGAACGAGGAGGTCAGCGGCAATGTCATTAAGTTGTCTGACGCGTCTGAGTTCTGCAGAAGTATAACTCTCCCGATGGAGATACAGGAAAGTGAGAGCATGGAGAAGCTGCagagaggggggggaggccttCTCGACGCAGAGGCGAGTGCAGCCCTCGGAGGGGACCGCTCATCCAATCTGATAGCTCCTCTGAGTGTGAATGCAAGCGATGATATGTTAAGATCAACGGATGGGCAGAGAGGAAAGGGGAAGTCCACGAAGGGTGGCCAAGCGAAAGGTGGCGATAAGGATAGCGATGACGATGACAATGACGATGGCAACGACATGAACTTGAGCGATCACGCATTCTCCCAAGATGGGGTGTCCGAAATTTTCAACGAAATTAAACTGGATGAGGGGCTGTACGGAGCGCTGGagtatttaaaaacaaaaggagaaTTAACTATGGAAGAGAAAATTTATCGCAACCCGGAGAACAGACCGCTGCACATGTCCACGTCAAAGCACGACATAAAGTTGGACTACAAGAACGACTCCGGCAAAGTGATGACGCCCAAGGAGACGTTTCGGTACATTTCTTGGATTTTTCACGGGAAGAAACAGGGCAAGAataaaatggagaagaaaatgaggaggatggAGATCGAGCGCCGCTTTAAGGAGGACCCCATGGGCTCCCTTCCCACGCTCAACGTCCTCAAGAAGGTGCAGCAGGTCCACAAGAAGTCGTACTTCACCCTGTCGAATAATAACTga